The region ATTGGAATTGGGCCTTTAGGTATCCTCTCGGAGGCCAGATGTCACCATAAAACGGGTCTTAGTGGAATCTGGGCCCCTGAGCCATAAAATTGTCCATGGGTGTCCTTAAGCGGTTTTAAGATGTTTCAAATGTATAGTCTATTCAACCCCAAGGTCTCCGCCTTGATGTAATGGCATGGGAGGGTGAAACAGTGAACCAATATGGCAAGAGTATGTAGGTCAGCCCGCCTCTGGAGGGTGAGAAATATGCTGTGAACATCTAAGAGGAACATGTCTGTCTTCCCATAtgcatttgtctgtctgtctgtctgtctgtctgtctgtctgtctgtctgtctgtctgtctgtctgtctgtctgtctgtctgtctgtctgtctgtctgtctgtctgtctgtctgtctctctcttaaatATAGAAGTTGTCCACCTTATATTTTGCATCTAGCATTTCTGCACACCTTGACCAGGTTTTTGATTCCTAACAtttccctcagtcaagtattgaatatcaagcacagattcaactacaaagtcTAGGGAGCTTTTTGAAAGCCAATGATGGTAGAtcggtaacaataacaaatcagacattgaatatctcttttagcaaggtgaagttaataattatgctgtggatgatgtattaaaccacctagacacagacacagttgttcttctgaactgagctgcaggacaagaaggaaactgctcaggggtgtcaccatgaggccactggtgattttaaaacagagatcaatggctgtgatgggagaaaactgaggatggatcaacaacactgtagtgactccacaataatgacctaaatcaaagtgaaaataaaaatatacaaaatatacatAAAATAACACTCcaaaaaaacacagcaaaggaatacactttttggcctaaatgcaaagccttaggTTTGGGGCAAGTCCAACACAaccatcactgagtaactgcttccttattttcaagcatggttgtggctgcatcatggtatggataTGCTTGACATATACAAAAACAGTGGAGTTTTTCCAGGATGAAAATATACgagatggagctaagcacaggcaaaatcttagaggatAACCAGCTTCAGTCTTCTTTTCACCAGGTACTGGGAGAAGAattcagtaggacaataacctacaacacaaggccaaatctacactggagttgcttaccaagaagacaatgaatgttcccggatggccgagttacagttttgacttaaacttGCTGGAAAATCTAtgccaagacttgaaaattgctgtctaacCATGATCCCCAATACCTTGAAAGAgcttaaagaataatgggcaaatattgcacaatcaagTTGTGCAAAGATTTGAGAGACTTTCCCAGTAAGACTCAcagtgtcacaacgtccacagaaggtggcgcttctcctcggtcgggcggtgctcggcggtcgtcgtcgccggcctactagctgccaccgatctatgtttcagtgtctgttagttatcctgttagggctagggggcagtattgacacggccggataaaaaacgtacccgatttaatctggttactactcctgcccagtaactagaataagcatataattattggctttggatagaaaacaccctaacgtttctaaaactgtttgaatggtgtctgtgagtataacagaactcaaatggcatgccaaaacctgagaagattccatgcaggaagtggcctgtctgacaagctgtgtttcatcttggctctttttattgaagactgaggatctttgctctaatgtgacacttcctacggctcccataggctctcagagcccgggaaaaagcagaacgatatcgaggcagcctctggctgaaacacattatcgcttttggcaagtggccgatcagagtactatgggcttaggcgcgtgcccgagtcgaccgaatgctttattttctttcgtctgtttacctaaacgcagattcccggtcggaatattatcgcttttttatgagaaaaatggcataaaaattgattttaaacagcggttgacatgcttcgaagtacggtaatggaatattcagattttttttgtcacgaattgcaccatgctcgtcacccttatttaccctttcggatagtgtcttgaacgcacgaacaaaacgccgctgttttgaaccaaaccaacatttgttattgaagtagaagtcctgggagtgcattctgacgaagacagcaaaggtaataccatttttcttatagtaaatgtgactttgctgagtgctaaacttgctgggtgtctaaatagctagccctgtgatgccgggctatctactgagaatattgcaaaatgtgctttcaccgaaaagctattttaaaatcggacatatcgagtgcatagaggagttctgtatctaatgttttgctttcgttgtaaagcctttttgaaatcggacagtgtggttagattaacgagagtcttgtctttaaaattgtgtaaaatagtcatatgtttgaaaaattgaagtttttgcatttttgaggtttttgaataacgcgccacgggattacactggctgttacgtaggtgggacgatttggtgccacctaccctagagaggttatgtctgttttttgattgcacctgtttcgtgtttgtcattagtgggggggtatttagtttgtctgtgtttagttaggattcgtgcgggattgttcatTGTTACGTGTGGTAGGGTTTGTATTGTTTGTACGTAGTTGTTTTACTACTTATtgtctaggcattagggttgccgggctacGCCCCGTCTGTCTTTTCGAGTGGAGCTTCCCTCTAGTCTTTTGACTGTTGTGCTCCCAGCCTTATATGGATTTTGCCCTTGGATATATTAAATCACGTttttccaacggacctcagtctcctgcgcttgactcatcCTTCAATTGTTCTATCCgcccgtgacagaatcccgcacccaaaatatggagtcagcaggagccgaAACACCATCTATGGAGGAACAAGTCTCCCAAcatgccagcctcctccaccgacTGGGCACGGCCATGGACCAGGTACTGGCCCGTTTGGAGAGCTGGGAGCGAGTCGCTCCTTCACCCCCACCAGGACCAAGTTATCACCCAGCGCCCCTACCGACACCCACCGAACCCAGTACAGGTGGGATCCGGATCATggctcccagggagttcgatgggacggccgctgggtgcaatgGGTTTTTGCTACAGTTGgacctgtacctggcgaccgtccggccctctccctccgatgaagagagggtgagcgtcctcgtctcgtgcctcacgggtagagctctggaatgggccaacgccgtctgggagggcccagactcaGCTAAGGACGACTACCCAGAGTTCgctcgccgcttccgggcggtattcgatcatcccccggagggcaaggcggcgggtgaGAGACTGtttcatctgaggcaggagacgaggagcgctcaggactttgccCTGGAGTTCCGGACTCTAGCCGCCGGATtggggtggaatgagcgggccctgattgaccactacaggtgtagtctaCGTGAGGACGTCCACCGGGAGCTGGCTTGCCAGGACCATACAACCACCCTGGACCAGTTGATtgatttgtccatcaggctggacaacctgctggttgcccggggacgttccgatcggggcctattcattccacctcccatccctcctgctccaacgcccatggagctAGGAGGGGCTGCtgctaggaggaccggaggggggggcgtagaggacacactgcggaccggtgctggagaggttctcccgggaattcagatggcaggcagagcaccacatcgaccccccaggtgagtcagcaccagccacaccagagccccctgtcgaccacatgtacgtctctgtttttttccccaagttttcccctcactcccagtataaggcactagtcgattcaggcgctgctgggagttttatggaccgtagggttgctgataagttagggattcccctggttaaaCTGGACCAACCCTTCTCCGTGCACGctttagatagtcgaccactagggtctggccaagtgagggaggtaacagtgccactggtcatggtgaCGCGGGAGGGTCATGAAgaacgtatcagcctgttccttattgattccccggcatttccggtggtactgggacttccctggctagcctctcacaaccctcagatttcatgggggcagagggctcttaaggggtggtcgagggagtgctcaggtaggtgtataggagtttcccatcggtgcaaccacggtggagagtccagaccaagtctctactgtgcacattccctctgaatatgccgatttggctatcgccttcagtaaaacgaaggcgactcaattaccaccccatcgacggggattgtgtgataaacctccaggctggcgCGGCTCTCCCTaaaagtcacgtgtatcctctgtctcaggaggagacagtggctatggagacatacgtcactgagtccttgagacagggatacattcggccatctaaatcacccATCTGCTcgagtttttttttttgtgaagaagaaggagggaggcctgcgcccgtgcattgactatagaggtctaaattctatcacagtgtggttcagttacccactacctctcattacTACGGccatggagtcatttcacggggcgcgcttcttcaccaaactagatctcaggagcgcgtataacctggtgcgtatccgagatcgagacgagtggaaaaccgcatttagtaccacatctgaccattatgagtacctcatcatgccgtatgggttaaaaaatgctcccgccgtcttccaatcctttgtggacgaggttctcagagacatgctcggacagggtgtggtggtgtacatcgatgatcttgatctactccgccacacgcgccgcgcatgtggctctggtgcgtGAAGTGCTTGGGaggctgctggagcatgacctatacgtcaaggctgagaaatgtgagttctccaaacaagccgtctcttttctgggatatcgcatttccaccacaggggtggtgatggaatgtgaccgcgttacggctgtgcgtaattggctgacccctaccacggtgaaggaggtgcagcggttcttggggttcgccaattattaccggaggtttatctggggttttggtcaggtggcagctcccattacctcactgatgaaggggggtccggtgcgattgcggtggtcggcagaggcagacagagccttccgtcgtctgaaggttctgtttaccgacgctccggtgctggcgcatccggatccctctttgccattcatagtggaggtggacgcgtccgaggctggggtaggagcagttCTTTCACAGCGTTCTGgcgctcctccgaagctccgcccctgcgcattCTTTTCtaaagaagctgagcccggcggagcgcaactatgatgtgggggacagggagttgttagccgtggtcaaggctttgacagtgtggagacattggcttgagggggcacgtcacccttttctcatctggaccgaccaccgtaacctggagtacatccgggcagcgaggagactaaatcctcgtcaagccaggtgggccatgttctttacgagGTTCCAGTTTACCCTTTCATACATTccgggttctcggaaccggaaggccaacgcactgtcgcgtctctacgacaccgaggagcggaccatcgatcccactcccggaccatcgccggcctactagctgccaccgatctatgtttcagtgtctgttagttatgtctgttttttgattgcagccgtttcgtgtttgtcattagtgggggggtatttagtttgtctgtgtttagttaggattcgtgcgggattgttcatTGTTACGTGTGGTAGGGGTTGTATTGTTTGTACTTAGTTGTTTTACTACTTATtgtctaggcattagggttgccgggctgcgccccgtctgtctTTTCGAGTGGAGCTTCCCTCTAGTCTTTTGACTGTTGTGCTCCCAGCCTTATATGGATTTTGCCCTTGGATATATTAAATCACatttgttccaacggacctcagtctcctgcgcttgactcatcCTTCAATTGTTCTATCCGCCcgtgacacacagctgtaatcgcttacAATGTGTTTCGAACATGCATTGACTCAGGGGGATGAATATTTATCTAATTaaggtatattttttattttatttcacctttatttaaccaggtaggcaagttgagaacaagttctcatttacaattgcgacctggccaagataaagcaagcagtttgacacatacacagagttacacatggagtaaaacaaacagtcaataatatagtagaaaaataagtcttagTGTTATGTGTTTTAGTTTTCGTTAATCTAAAAAAGATGTTAAAAATGTTCTTCCACTTTCAcatgagtattttgtgtagatagttgacaaaaaaatgacagttaactcaattttaatcccactttgtaacacaataaaatgtgaagaaatccaaggtggTAAATACTTATGATAGACACTTGTGACGATCGTTGTagaaagtagaccaaggtgcagcgtgttgagtgctcatgataaatatttattattaactcagaacactaaagcaaaataacaaacaaaccgaaaatgaacgtcacgttctgcaggctttacagagctgtgcaaaaacaagatcccacaacaccaggtggaagaagaaaaaaaaaaaactacttaagtatgatctccaattagagacaacgaggaccagctgcctctaattggagatcatcccaaacaaaaccaacatagaaataccaaaactagaacatgaacatagaaatacaaaacagagaaaaacaccccctgtcacgccctgacctactctaccatagaaaataacatcttactatggtcaggacgtgacaacacgaGATAAATTAAATACTTTTTCAACACGTTTGATTTTCTTAGGATTATTATAAAGTTTAATAACAGAGAAAATGTGTTTGTATTTTGATACAAAATACTTTTTGGTGTACTCTTTCTTGTGGAACAGGACCTGAAAAAGCATGATCGTCATGATTTCAACCTTTCTGAATCAAAGTCGATGCAAAACAGTAAACATGATTGTTGAAAAGAGAACTTTCAGTAACATGCGACAAAACCAAAATGCCAATTTGGATACTGTGGCTCCAGACCTGTTTGACCTCAGCGAGGGATTGACGCTGTTAAAAAGTAATGCTATGTTTAAAGTTTTAGGCTATTTCTATCTCACTTATTGATTAGAACAATTAGACTATGAGCTCTCCAATTTCAAAATGTCCCAATTCAAAACAGTTTCTGCAAGCTGATTATAGTGTTTTACATTTCAATGGGCTTAATCTCATTCCTTTTGCGGCTTCACAGGAACAGTTGGAGACGGGAAAACTCTGTTTGCCATCACCCAGAGTGGAAGGTTTGACAGGATCTACAAGGAGAGGATGAAATGTTTCCTTCTGGAGTTCCTTTGGGATGTATGAACTGTGAATTGTAAGAGGCATACTGTTGATAAGTGTTAAAAACATTTTGACAGGCCAAAAGTTGATCGTCATACTGTCATAAGACTTGCTATATACAGAATGTCCTGATAGAGCTTGTCCATGAGTGAAGAAAGTGCTTGAATCCAAAAGTCATTTTTGGGCAACCATTTAGTTAAGCAACAGAAATAACTTTGTGTGAACGTATTATTAGTGTCCTATCCAAAGCTCCTAGAGTGAAACAAATTGATTAGCTACAGCACTGAGCAAATCTTTTATTTCTGCACTAATTAGAGACGTGCTCTGTATTTGTAATGTAGGCTATTATATGAGACATACTAATAAAGTGTCCTAAACCCATTATGTATCTTAGCAAACACCagagacataataataataataataataataataataataacatattaTGTTTCCATTACTCATTATATTTGTTATGGTCATTAGTCATCCTTTGAAAAAACTGATTTGACATCACTAAACCAATCACATGCCAGATTGGACTGGTTATGAAATAAGAAAACCCCAAACATTACCAACAACAGTGGACCCCTTGTTTAGGAGTGTGCTTTTGTAACCCTTCTATTTCCAAATGTATTAATAAGCCGATGCTGGAACATAATCGTGTAATAAAGAGCTTTTCTCTGACAAAACCCCTTCTTTCTTGCAACATTGTGCACTACACCAGATAGGAAAGTGGTGCTTGTTTGGTGGTACAGTTTGTGTCAATGCCAGACTCAGTGTTTGCTATtatttctgttagtgtttgctaGTATTTCTATTATAGAGATTGTATCAATCTAGTATCAATCTATCTTAGTTTATCATGATTGCAAAAGTGAGAATAGTTTACCATATCACAGCTTTCAGCTGGTATGCCTTTATCATTAAGTCCCTGGCTGCTAAGGATGGAGAGAAGTTACCACCTGGGATCTTTGAGTATGGTGGACCCTGGAAGTACCTTACTTTTCTCAACCTGGTGAGATTATTTGGCATTTTAATTAAAATTGGGGGTTGGATTCTAATGGATTAAAAGGTACTACAAACTCAAATTACAAAAGTAATGGCAAAATGTTATTGTGAATTGAATTGATTTGGGATAGTTGGACGAAATTGGTTATACTGCATGAGTTGTGCTTTGATTTGAACAATAAAACTTAACACAGAGTTGAATATATCCGGTATAGAGGTTCAACCATGTCAACCTAGTCAGGAAAATCTCCAAGGTCACATGAGGCTACCTGATTTTTGCTGTATGATTTATTGTATGTTTATATTAATGATAAATGATAACAAAATGGGAATAACAATAATATGCTATGTATGCAATATTTAAGTTATTgcagatggtgttctttgggaTGGCCGTGGTGAATGATCTTCAGACTGGGAAAAACACAGTCAAGGGTCTTAACAAGTGGAAAGACCTCATCTTCTCTGTCCTTGCCTTCCCTGTAGGCATGGTGAGAAGGAGTGATTGAAATATTGTGCTTTTATATACCACCAACATGAAATCTCCCACATCAAAGGGAgatagtatatctcatcttaatgGATTTACTGCAATTTTTATTTCCTTACTTTTGTCTCTAAAATTTCTCAGTTTGTGGTGCTGCTTTTCTGGGTGATCTTTTCCTATGACAGGCAGCTTGTCTACCCAGAATCTTTAGATGCCTTCTTTCCTCTCTGGATGAATCACGCTATGGTCAGTACATACAAATTACAGACAAATGATTGTGAATGTATAAGTTGGCTGGAAAGTAAATATAATAATGATCATGTATGAAAATATTATTTGTAGCACACCGTTGTTATGCCTATCTTACTTGGAGAGATCCTGCTTCAACATCATGTGTACCCAAAGACTAAAAACGGCTTAGCTGCCTTAGGAGTTGTGGGCTTGGCTTACATGGGCTGGTATGTAAGGTTGTTTATTAATAAGATACAAATGTACGTATTGCTTTCCATGTGTTTGTAGCACTAATCCACATTAATTTGAAAATTGCGTTCTAATTCTGATTCAAAATGTATGCTGCTGACCCACTACACGTGTATTGACAATAAGAGTCAGACAATGTACTTACTGTATGTTGTTTCACTGCACCTTCATTCTCCATTTCTCTTGTTCTGTAGGGTGATATTTATCTACTTGGCGGTAGGTCTTTGGGTGTATCCTCTCCTCGGGCTCCTTAACACCTCTGGTGTGTTGGGGTTATTCCTCTTAAACATGACAGTGGTGACAATAATGTATCTGCTAGGACGGACCCTAAACAACTGTGTCTGGGGTGAGTGACCTCAGCAGGCTAGAACCATGAAGTCAGAAGCAGAAATACCATGCTAAAGTTCTAAtaacctctccctttctctctcgctctttgttATTATTTTAGGAAAAGGCAAGACGGTGACTAAAAATAAATGAAACTCTGCCCATTTTCCTCTTTGAATCCATTGGGGCCTGATACATTGCTGTCACTCAGATTTCGCCAACATGCCTCAAgaaatactgtatgtgtatgaaTAGAAATTGCACACAGGGTCTTATGTCATATATACTGTCCTCTGAGAACATAGTTTCTAACAGACATactgttgtttttcttttttcaaTAAACGTTATCCGCATGACAATTACAAAATATAACTCACAGTTGAAAAATCACAGGTAGGCCTAGATCAGGTTGATTGGTTTAGTCCTTTTCTACCAGGAAGTTATCACAACATTCTCAAAACAATCGTTCTCTACTTACCAAAATTCTCTGACTACAACTTGACCAGATGAGAATATGAGAGTATACAAGGGGTGATAAAATATCCCACCAATTGTTATAACTTTTTCTCTTGAGATTGGAGTATCGTTGTGTTTTCATAACGTGTGGAAAGCATGAACAGTATGTGAGCTATTATAGTCTCAAAACCATGGTTGTGTGTACTTTTACCACAACAGGAAATTGGATGTTTGCTTTTATGACCAAACATGTAATTACAAGGCACAAAAAAAGCATGTCATAAATATGATGTAAGTCATGTTCCTTTTGTAGATATGTTTTCATTATTCAATaattaacaaataaaataaaagggcAGCACATCACTGCAATGACAAATGTGGGCCAATGAGTGCATCCTCCTTCATTCTCACATTGTCCGTTAATGTTTTTTGATAATGGTGGATAGCTTGATCTTGCGTAGAAATCAATATTTTCCAGGGTACCAAATGTAAATGTCTTTGTAACTGATTTGTACATTTCCTGGTACTCCCTAAGTGTGCTGATTCTTCAGGAAGTGCCGCCACGCAGGTCCCTGTAGTCCTTGGTGTTGAAGATAGTTTGGGTCTGCCTCTACCAATCCAACTGACAGGAATTTGGCCAATAAGTGACAGTCTTGCTCATTTATAACTGCAGAAGAAATTAAAGTCATTTGATGATCCAATATTAAGGAATACAGTATGAACAAGTTTTGGTATCTAAAGTGTATTATCAGAATATACTGTACATAGCCTGCATCACCTCTTcttgttgtttccttgtgttcaGGATTTTGAGGATTTCCATGTCTCTTTATTTCAAAGCATTTCTCTGTAAATAAAAAAAGGTTACATGGTCTTGTAGAAGGAAGACTAGTGAACTGTGATTAGGACAACAATAATTATTTTTTACAAAGGTCTAAATAACATGCTCTCATGCTATGGGCCATACATGTTATTTATCAAAATATGAATCTCTGTTGTCAAGAGTGGGAGCCATTTCCAAACATTTGAGCAAGCTAAAAGAATACATTCAAGTGTTGTATAATCTGATCATTTAAAAAAAGCACACCAGGGCCCTTTTAGTCAGTGATAACCCAAGTATAAAAGTAAATGGCAATGCACAATACATGATTTACATATGTTTCAATTGAGCCCCCTTTGACTAAAGGATAAAATGTGAAGATAAAAATGTTAAGGCCTACATAACATTTGGAGGACACTGTAAAAATGAATCCGATAAGGTTGATAATGATATTCTTAGGAAACATTTGATGTGTATACCATGAGGGAAGCATTTTATTTTTGGAAAGTTCCAAAACACAAGTAGGGAAAATCATACTTAGAGGATTTATAATTTTTGCTGGGCATTAAAGGGGAAGTTTATCCATTTTTATGTGGCATTATTTTCACTCTTTCTGTGCTTGTAGTTGATCCCACAAACaatgtttttatattttgtttCGTTACAGAAGAAATTGCCACATTTTGCTGAGATATCACTTGCCATTGACTGCAATGCATTATGAAAATgtgtctaaatcaaatcaaatagaattttatttgtcacatgcttcgtagacaacaggtgtagactaaaggCCAGTTTCAACTTGGTCTAACATGTCTGTAGACAATTAGAATGCGACAAGTGTCGCTGGTCAAACTAAGGTTGATGTCCACACCCCcgcggaaatctaattagcataataaaacaatccccataaaaatctgtcagtttaagataGATATATCTGTTTttttcaatccaccgcatccgcctatgtAACACTTTCGCATCtacggtgaaaggtgacagagctggagcggtggctcagttggtagagtatggtgtttgcaatgccagcatggtgtgtgcaatcccagggttgtgggtttgattcccacggggggccagtaccaaaataaatatatgaaatgtatgcattcactacagtaagtcgctctggataagagcgtctgctaaatgactaaaatgtaaaaaaaaatgtacatgtgtttgtcagaccatgagaacggtttggcctacaaactgacccctctgtggaaagatgagactcatgaacatgatggtgttctaggttttgctctacgacccccacaagcgtctGAAGTTGGTACAGCTGATCTGTCAACTTCTGTCGGTAGCGTCCGAACAgcaacacactaatatgacccctctgtgtaaaggtgggacttgttttgctctaggacacccacaggactcacaagactcgtctgaaggtcccccagTACCAGTCGAAAACATTTatggatgtacagtgcattcagaaagtattcagaccctttccctttttccacattttgttacattacagccttattctaaaatagattacaaTTATAGTTTTTTTGAATGtcttgaaaataaaaaacagataccttatgtaTAAgttttcagactctttgctatgagaatccattgatcctccttgagatgtttctacaacttgattagtgtccacctgtggtaaattcaattgattggacatgatttggaaaggtacacaactgtctatataaggtcccacagttcacagtgcatgtcagagcaaaaagcaagccatgaggtcgaaggaattgtccgtagagctccgagacaggattgtgtcaaggcacagatctggggaagggtacaaaaaaatgtctgcagcattgaaggtccccaagaacacagtggcctccatcattcttaaatggaagatgtttggaaccaccaagactcttcctagaactggccgtctggccaaactgagaaatcgggggggggacttggtcagggaggtgaccaagaatccgatggtcactctgacagacctccagagttcttctgtggagatggaataacctttcagaaggacaaccatctctgcagcactccaccaatcaggcctttatggtagggtggccagacggaagccacttttcAGTAAAAGacacgacagcctgcttggagtttgccaaaaggcacctaaaggactctcagacgatgagaaaccagattctctggtctgatgaaaccaagattgaactctttggcctgaatgctaagcgtcacatctggaagaaacctggcaccatcccaatggtgaagcagggtggtggcagcatcatgctgtggggatgtttttccgtggcagggactgggagactagtcaggatcgagggaaagatgaatggagcaaagtactgagCAGAGAGACActttatgaaaacctgcttcatAGTGCTAAGGACTTCaggctggggcgaaggttcaccttccaacaggacaacgaccctaagcacacagccaagacattggaggagtggcttcagg is a window of Salmo salar chromosome ssa18, Ssal_v3.1, whole genome shotgun sequence DNA encoding:
- the LOC106576837 gene encoding androgen-dependent TFPI-regulating protein, with translation MIAKVRIVYHITAFSWYAFIIKSLAAKDGEKLPPGIFEYGGPWKYLTFLNLLLQMVFFGMAVVNDLQTGKNTVKGLNKWKDLIFSVLAFPVGMFVVLLFWVIFSYDRQLVYPESLDAFFPLWMNHAMHTVVMPILLGEILLQHHVYPKTKNGLAALGVVGLAYMGWVIFIYLAVGLWVYPLLGLLNTSGVLGLFLLNMTVVTIMYLLGRTLNNCVWGKGKTVTKNK